A window of the Dyadobacter pollutisoli genome harbors these coding sequences:
- a CDS encoding DUF4466 family protein codes for MKYKYMRYLMVLIGLAGLSSCQEEEYAVPVLKEQLQNDVIKRTLGPNVAGLNIEFAYAMAIPASLGKLVSAEVEASIAGAEATYLDNKSYYTNGSGNDIGIEIGKESENNGAKTTVTFTKDTTAATLRYYYHIPSNAKGKEVTFKFSAKASNGQSVSYAMGPYKIAQMDMVLDLDVKDSTNAYISIEDMAVYSAANAAANAAKIDLVYLYRSIPNITFAHALVAPSAKTYLPGLTLPTGVNRSAKVRKVWNLRDFHLARLQYGIFIDDLDFQQLDLTSAPDYAINLKAEAGVWVETQDGKYRAYVYVNSVNNGSKSAKISIKRYTMK; via the coding sequence ATGAAATATAAATATATGCGCTACCTGATGGTATTGATCGGGTTGGCAGGCCTTTCTTCCTGCCAGGAAGAGGAATATGCGGTACCTGTGCTCAAAGAGCAACTTCAAAACGATGTCATCAAAAGGACGCTGGGGCCGAATGTGGCCGGGCTCAACATTGAATTCGCCTATGCGATGGCTATTCCGGCCTCCCTTGGTAAACTGGTATCGGCCGAGGTGGAGGCCAGCATTGCGGGGGCCGAAGCTACCTATCTTGATAATAAATCCTACTACACCAATGGAAGCGGTAACGATATTGGTATCGAGATTGGGAAAGAGTCCGAGAACAACGGCGCGAAAACGACTGTAACCTTTACCAAGGACACCACGGCAGCAACGCTCAGGTACTACTACCACATTCCCTCGAATGCAAAAGGGAAGGAGGTTACATTTAAGTTCTCGGCGAAAGCCAGCAACGGACAATCGGTCTCTTACGCGATGGGACCCTACAAAATTGCCCAGATGGACATGGTGCTGGACCTGGACGTGAAGGACAGCACCAACGCCTACATTTCCATTGAAGATATGGCCGTCTACAGCGCAGCCAACGCAGCAGCCAATGCGGCCAAGATCGACCTGGTGTATCTTTACCGGTCGATTCCCAACATTACCTTTGCCCACGCATTGGTAGCGCCTTCGGCCAAAACTTATCTGCCCGGGCTAACGCTGCCGACCGGTGTAAACCGTAGCGCCAAGGTTCGGAAAGTGTGGAATTTGCGTGATTTTCATCTCGCCCGTTTGCAATACGGTATCTTTATCGATGACCTGGATTTTCAGCAGCTCGACCTTACCAGCGCCCCGGACTATGCGATCAACCTGAAAGCGGAAGCGGGGGTGTGGGTCGAAACGCAGGACGGAAAGTATCGCGCCTATGTGTATGTGAATTCGGTCAACAATGGCTCTAAGAGTGCCAAGATCAGTATCAAGCGCTATACGATGAAATAG
- a CDS encoding alginate lyase family protein, producing MKTAKNRLQVLSCIALVMGSLLLQSFKSPAQTFLIKPQYLQNAKDKVQKGDKTLLKALEDLKIRADKALKSGPYSVTYKSKVPPSGDKHDYMSVGPYWWPDSTKADGLPYIRKDGQVNPERYTIKDADYHGSLCRDVNLLGLAWYFTGDTRYSDHAAKLLKVWFLDKETRMNPNLNYGQAIPGVTAGRGIGIIDTHVLARLIDGLQLLKDSKSLSQADYNGIQDWYKAFLHWMRTSPIGVDEADEFNNHGTWYDVQTVSIALFTGQDDLAKQILEEQTKKRIASQLAKDGSQPHELARTVSWNYSVMNLQGFFQLAALGESVGVDLWNYTTPDGKSIKSAFTWLLPFAEQKKAWTYKQIKPIHFAGFAGLARTALLHYPDLDISGLKVDQQDENMMLLTSVAY from the coding sequence ATGAAAACAGCTAAAAACCGCTTGCAAGTCTTGTCCTGTATCGCTTTGGTGATGGGCTCACTTTTACTTCAAAGCTTCAAGTCTCCGGCCCAAACATTTCTGATCAAACCCCAATACCTTCAAAACGCAAAGGATAAGGTACAAAAGGGTGACAAAACGCTATTGAAGGCATTGGAAGACCTGAAAATCCGGGCAGACAAAGCATTGAAATCGGGTCCTTATTCGGTTACCTATAAAAGCAAAGTGCCGCCCAGTGGTGATAAACATGATTATATGAGTGTAGGCCCGTACTGGTGGCCCGATTCCACCAAAGCCGACGGGCTGCCCTATATCCGCAAGGATGGTCAGGTAAATCCCGAACGCTACACAATTAAAGATGCAGATTACCACGGCAGTCTGTGCCGTGATGTCAATCTGCTGGGGCTTGCCTGGTATTTTACAGGTGATACCCGATATTCGGACCATGCGGCCAAGCTTTTAAAAGTATGGTTTCTGGATAAAGAGACACGCATGAACCCTAACCTGAACTACGGCCAGGCCATACCAGGCGTGACGGCCGGCCGGGGGATCGGCATTATCGATACGCACGTGCTTGCCCGGCTCATTGATGGCCTGCAACTTTTGAAAGACTCGAAAAGCCTTTCGCAGGCCGACTATAACGGCATTCAGGATTGGTACAAAGCATTCCTGCACTGGATGCGCACCAGCCCGATCGGGGTGGATGAGGCCGACGAATTTAACAATCACGGGACCTGGTACGATGTCCAAACTGTGTCGATAGCACTTTTCACCGGACAGGATGATCTGGCAAAGCAGATTTTGGAAGAACAAACCAAAAAAAGGATTGCCAGTCAGTTGGCAAAAGATGGTTCACAGCCGCACGAGCTGGCCAGAACGGTGTCGTGGAACTACTCGGTGATGAACCTTCAGGGTTTTTTCCAGCTGGCCGCATTAGGGGAAAGCGTGGGCGTAGATCTATGGAATTATACCACGCCCGATGGAAAGAGCATTAAATCCGCCTTCACCTGGCTGCTGCCCTTTGCCGAGCAGAAAAAGGCCTGGACCTATAAACAAATTAAGCCGATTCATTTTGCAGGTTTTGCAGGGTTAGCCAGGACCGCCTTGCTTCATTATCCCGATCTGGATATTTCGGGATTGAAAGTTGACCAGCAGGATGAAAATATGATGCTTCTTACGAGTGTTGCCTATTGA
- a CDS encoding thioredoxin domain-containing protein yields MNRLSQQTSPYLLQHAHNPVDWYPWGEQALTKAKTENKPILVSIGYSACHWCHVMERESFEKEAIAAVMNQFFVCIKVDREERPDVDAVYMDAVQAMGVRGGWPLNVFLLPDSKPFYGVTYLPAQNWVQLLNSIHKAFTDHYQELASSAEGFVQNMIVSETQKYGLTDSTAEYSTANLDLMFEQLQRNFDTQKGGMDRAPKFPMPSIYKFLLRYYDISQNPEALAHLELSLNRIALGGIYDHVGGGWARYSVDDEWFIPHFEKMLYDNAQLLSIYAEAFSLTQNPIYSDRIRKTVQWLQSEMRSKDGGFYSALDADSEGIEGKFYIWTEQELRQTLGDDFEWFSKLYKISKRGNWEHGYNHLHLTHSVEQTAKAAGILLEDLPVRYEEALSKLAQKRAERIRPGLDDKILASWNGLMLKGLCDCYRALGDDAIRELAIATGRFIADKMTEKDQLWHSYKNGLASITAFLEDYAAVMEGYLGLYQITFEEQWIQNAQHLADYSIHHFYDQSEGFFHFTDAYGEPLIARKKEIFDNVIPASNSIMAHNLYVLGKMLDREDYSKISDKMLAKISKLLLADVQWVTNWAALYCLRALPTAEIVIVGEDADAMRKDFDRFFIPNKIVMGTTGSSELPLLENRSDMNAKTAIYVCYDKTCQLPVTRVEDALAQLSGVR; encoded by the coding sequence ATGAACCGTCTTAGCCAACAAACCAGCCCATACCTGCTTCAACACGCCCATAACCCCGTTGACTGGTACCCCTGGGGCGAGCAGGCCCTTACCAAAGCCAAAACCGAAAACAAGCCTATTCTGGTCAGCATTGGCTATTCTGCCTGCCACTGGTGCCATGTGATGGAGCGGGAAAGTTTTGAAAAAGAGGCCATTGCTGCGGTGATGAACCAGTTTTTTGTCTGCATTAAAGTGGACAGGGAAGAGCGGCCCGACGTGGATGCGGTCTACATGGATGCCGTGCAGGCCATGGGCGTACGCGGAGGCTGGCCGCTGAATGTTTTTTTACTACCAGACAGTAAACCTTTTTACGGAGTGACCTATTTGCCTGCCCAGAACTGGGTCCAGCTTTTAAACAGCATTCACAAGGCATTTACCGATCACTATCAGGAGCTGGCCAGCTCGGCGGAAGGTTTTGTCCAGAACATGATCGTCTCGGAAACTCAAAAATATGGCCTGACTGACTCGACAGCCGAATATAGCACCGCCAACCTGGATCTGATGTTTGAGCAGTTGCAAAGAAATTTTGACACACAAAAAGGCGGAATGGACCGGGCGCCGAAATTTCCAATGCCTTCCATTTACAAATTCCTGCTTCGCTATTATGATATCAGCCAGAATCCCGAGGCTCTCGCCCACCTGGAATTATCGCTCAACCGCATCGCGCTGGGTGGAATTTATGATCATGTTGGTGGAGGCTGGGCGCGGTATTCGGTCGACGATGAATGGTTTATTCCGCATTTTGAAAAAATGCTCTATGACAATGCCCAGCTGCTGAGCATTTACGCGGAAGCGTTTTCATTGACCCAGAATCCGATCTATTCCGACCGGATCAGAAAAACGGTCCAATGGCTGCAATCTGAAATGCGCAGCAAGGACGGCGGTTTTTATTCGGCGCTCGATGCGGATAGTGAAGGAATTGAAGGGAAGTTTTACATCTGGACCGAGCAGGAGCTGCGCCAGACGCTGGGCGATGATTTTGAATGGTTTTCCAAATTATATAAAATATCCAAACGCGGCAACTGGGAGCACGGTTACAATCATTTACACCTGACGCACTCTGTTGAGCAAACAGCCAAGGCGGCAGGTATCTTATTGGAGGACCTACCAGTCAGATACGAGGAAGCACTTAGTAAGCTGGCACAAAAAAGGGCCGAAAGGATCCGGCCCGGGCTGGATGACAAAATCCTGGCCTCCTGGAACGGCCTTATGCTGAAAGGATTGTGTGATTGCTACCGTGCATTGGGCGATGACGCTATCCGTGAACTTGCCATTGCTACCGGCCGGTTCATTGCCGATAAAATGACCGAAAAAGATCAATTATGGCATAGCTACAAAAACGGGTTGGCTTCCATCACCGCCTTTCTGGAAGACTATGCTGCCGTCATGGAAGGATACCTAGGACTCTATCAGATCACATTCGAGGAGCAGTGGATCCAAAACGCGCAGCACCTGGCCGATTACAGCATCCATCATTTTTATGATCAGTCCGAGGGCTTTTTTCACTTCACGGATGCTTACGGTGAGCCGCTCATTGCCCGCAAAAAAGAGATTTTTGACAATGTAATCCCTGCTTCCAATTCCATTATGGCACATAATCTTTATGTGCTGGGCAAAATGCTTGACCGGGAGGATTACAGTAAAATATCCGACAAAATGCTTGCTAAAATCAGCAAATTGCTGCTCGCTGATGTGCAATGGGTTACCAATTGGGCTGCATTATATTGCCTGCGTGCCCTGCCTACCGCAGAAATAGTCATCGTGGGTGAAGATGCTGACGCGATGCGCAAGGACTTTGACCGCTTCTTTATCCCCAATAAAATCGTCATGGGAACGACGGGCTCCTCGGAGCTGCCACTGCTGGAAAACCGCAGCGATATGAATGCCAAAACGGCCATTTACGTTTGCTATGATAAAACCTGTCAGCTGCCTGTTACGCGGGTTGAAGATGCGCTGGCGCAGCTGTCAGGTGTGCGTTAA
- a CDS encoding T9SS type A sorting domain-containing protein, translating to MVPYTKIYLTAAYTGFISLLLLCFQSLGQDCQPAYVLNPVTTNNTIEWSKFPEFTLPFQIIYSGPRFGDTQSQPLRHGFSHIAAYSGPEPGSLKAENRAILWYGVATSSGNQPWADNTLRSPWGNDTAAYRSFWDNYASSTSDSQIICLDIERMQREDRDILALKTNTQIPQNYRNLSDADFLFAYKRDIRWWYTEAVNRLRAKGVKAAITSYSDVPVRNTWLNITSNSWQDWTTNPARTHYLTQDNSGKVGGSFHNALDFLSPSPYYYYGYDHPIGKDYLSYLLFNIESNTAWSSKPVVPFVWMRIHDSYDPTTPLITSFMAQATAIFPFFSGAKGLWLWENPAFPGNRQENYAPYEHFIYGLYRLSAFKDMFEGAYQLVIPQSARDLMESQTPVWRGVVKGNNILIAAQNPYAADNAQTDVFVSYQKWSRTISLKGKEVFLCKFDLTDIINSTQPFLSDAYVYPHVVSRELNVALTGVNGASEVEFSLVNTKGQPVFQKKIKSVAGQTKELLTLPVISSGIYFARFTTSLKTITKKVVVVQ from the coding sequence ATGGTCCCATATACAAAGATCTATTTAACGGCGGCTTATACTGGCTTTATCTCCCTGCTTCTGCTCTGTTTTCAATCCTTGGGCCAGGACTGTCAGCCCGCTTATGTGCTAAACCCGGTTACGACCAATAATACCATCGAATGGAGCAAATTCCCTGAATTTACGCTACCGTTTCAAATCATTTACAGCGGCCCCCGGTTTGGCGATACCCAGTCGCAGCCGCTCAGACACGGTTTCAGTCATATTGCCGCATACAGCGGCCCGGAGCCTGGCTCGCTGAAAGCCGAGAACCGCGCCATACTTTGGTACGGTGTGGCTACCTCTTCGGGTAATCAGCCCTGGGCCGATAATACATTGCGCAGTCCATGGGGAAACGACACGGCCGCCTACCGCAGCTTTTGGGACAATTATGCTTCCAGCACCTCCGACTCGCAGATCATTTGCCTGGACATTGAAAGAATGCAGCGCGAAGACCGCGATATACTTGCCCTTAAAACCAACACCCAGATCCCACAGAACTACCGAAACCTTTCGGACGCGGATTTTCTATTTGCCTATAAACGTGATATCAGGTGGTGGTATACCGAGGCCGTCAACCGTTTGCGGGCCAAAGGGGTGAAGGCAGCCATCACCAGTTATAGTGACGTTCCGGTGCGCAATACGTGGCTGAACATCACTTCCAACAGCTGGCAGGACTGGACAACCAATCCGGCCCGGACCCATTACCTGACCCAGGACAATAGTGGCAAAGTGGGCGGCAGCTTCCACAATGCATTGGATTTCCTGTCCCCTTCGCCATACTACTATTATGGATATGATCATCCCATTGGCAAGGATTACCTCTCCTACCTTTTATTCAACATTGAATCCAATACGGCTTGGAGCAGTAAGCCGGTTGTACCCTTTGTGTGGATGCGGATTCATGATAGCTATGACCCCACTACCCCACTGATTACTTCCTTTATGGCCCAGGCCACAGCTATATTTCCGTTTTTCTCGGGCGCCAAGGGCCTATGGCTTTGGGAAAACCCTGCATTCCCGGGTAATCGCCAGGAAAATTATGCCCCTTATGAGCATTTTATCTACGGCCTGTACCGCCTGTCGGCCTTCAAAGATATGTTTGAAGGGGCTTATCAATTGGTCATACCACAGTCTGCCAGAGATTTAATGGAATCGCAAACGCCCGTCTGGCGCGGAGTAGTGAAAGGAAATAACATTTTGATCGCCGCCCAAAACCCTTACGCGGCTGATAACGCCCAAACTGATGTTTTTGTCTCCTATCAAAAATGGTCAAGGACTATTTCCTTGAAAGGAAAAGAGGTTTTTCTCTGCAAATTTGACCTGACCGACATTATTAATTCAACGCAGCCCTTCCTCTCAGATGCCTATGTGTACCCGCATGTGGTCAGCCGGGAGCTGAATGTGGCATTGACCGGTGTCAATGGCGCCAGTGAGGTCGAATTCTCGCTGGTCAACACCAAAGGCCAGCCTGTTTTTCAAAAGAAAATAAAATCCGTTGCCGGTCAAACCAAAGAGCTGCTCACATTGCCCGTCATTTCCTCTGGTATATATTTTGCTCGCTTTACTACCAGTTTAAAAACGATCACCAAAAAAGTGGTTGTTGTTCAGTAG
- a CDS encoding MFS transporter, with translation MKKNNPSMINAWCMYDWANSVHALVIVSSIFPVYFSATALSASGTAETNFLGIHIKSSVLFSYTVSASFLITALLIPLCTAVADYTGKKKNFMKFFCYTGAVSCMLLYFFTKDTLTAGVFLFGLSLVGWSGSIVFYDSYLPEIATEENYDRYSARGFSMGYLGSVLLLLFNLSMILAPQFYGITHKALPARISFFTVGLWWILFAQIPFHYLPAGKSAKKKAGNWVFNGFAELRKVYLQLRGQPYLAKFLSAFFIYTMGLRTVMYVATIFGATELKLPSQSLIITVLLIQLVGIAGSYAFAWLSGRIGNIYALMIGVAIWVGICMGAYYTTQASEFYVIACMVGMVMGGIQSLSRSTYSKLIPENVPDTASYFSFYDVTEKLAIVIGTFIYGAVEQLTGSMRNSILALLLIFIVGLVLLYRIPSRKVYHFQLETNKN, from the coding sequence ATGAAAAAGAACAACCCCTCCATGATCAATGCCTGGTGTATGTACGACTGGGCCAATTCCGTTCACGCGCTTGTTATCGTTTCCAGTATATTTCCCGTTTATTTCAGCGCCACAGCACTCAGTGCGTCGGGCACTGCTGAGACCAATTTCCTGGGGATACACATCAAAAGTTCCGTACTTTTTTCCTATACCGTTTCCGCTTCTTTTTTGATTACGGCACTGCTGATCCCGTTATGCACAGCGGTCGCTGATTATACAGGCAAGAAGAAAAATTTTATGAAATTCTTCTGCTATACCGGCGCAGTGAGCTGTATGCTGCTTTATTTTTTTACCAAAGACACACTGACGGCCGGGGTATTTCTTTTCGGGCTTAGTTTGGTGGGGTGGAGCGGCAGCATTGTATTTTATGATTCCTACCTGCCTGAAATTGCCACCGAGGAAAATTATGACCGGTACAGTGCGCGAGGCTTTTCGATGGGCTACCTGGGCAGCGTTCTGCTGCTTCTTTTTAATCTGAGCATGATCCTTGCGCCCCAATTTTACGGCATCACCCACAAGGCGCTTCCGGCCAGGATCTCTTTTTTTACCGTCGGGCTTTGGTGGATCCTCTTTGCACAGATCCCTTTTCATTATTTGCCCGCTGGAAAATCGGCCAAGAAAAAAGCAGGCAACTGGGTTTTCAACGGTTTTGCTGAACTAAGAAAAGTGTATTTGCAGCTCCGCGGGCAACCTTACCTGGCCAAATTCCTGAGCGCTTTCTTTATATATACTATGGGTTTGAGAACGGTCATGTACGTGGCAACGATTTTTGGCGCGACCGAGCTGAAACTTCCTTCGCAGAGCCTGATCATTACTGTCCTTTTGATCCAGTTGGTGGGCATTGCAGGTTCTTATGCTTTCGCCTGGCTTTCGGGCAGGATCGGAAATATCTATGCTTTAATGATCGGGGTGGCCATTTGGGTGGGCATCTGCATGGGCGCCTACTACACGACACAGGCCTCCGAGTTTTATGTGATTGCCTGCATGGTCGGTATGGTCATGGGCGGGATACAGTCTCTTTCCAGGTCTACCTACTCTAAGCTGATCCCCGAGAATGTGCCCGACACGGCGTCTTATTTCAGTTTTTATGATGTGACCGAGAAGCTGGCCATTGTGATTGGTACATTTATCTATGGGGCAGTCGAGCAGCTGACGGGAAGCATGCGCAACAGTATTCTTGCGCTACTGCTGATTTTCATCGTTGGGCTCGTACTGCTTTACCGGATCCCGTCACGTAAAGTTTACCATTTCCAGTTGGAAACAAATAAAAATTAG
- a CDS encoding Arm DNA-binding domain-containing protein, which produces MLTKTFYLLFYLKRPKNFGSGKMPVYLRITANGKRFELTVKRECEPEKWSLKMGGMIGSKEEAKRLNSYLDSLQSKVYEVQQVLLN; this is translated from the coding sequence ATGTTAACCAAAACATTCTATTTACTCTTTTATTTAAAGAGGCCGAAAAACTTCGGTTCTGGCAAAATGCCAGTTTATCTGCGGATCACAGCAAACGGAAAACGTTTCGAATTGACCGTAAAACGGGAATGCGAACCCGAAAAATGGAGCTTGAAGATGGGAGGAATGATCGGTTCAAAGGAAGAGGCTAAGCGACTCAACTCTTATCTTGACTCTTTGCAAAGTAAAGTCTATGAAGTTCAACAAGTCCTGCTTAATTGA
- a CDS encoding site-specific integrase — MILEIFKEHNDEMQALIGKDFARSTYNRYEAAFRNVKEFLFFKYKVSDVSLDKLDYSLISAYAFYLKGKRNISHNTTMKYLVYFKKIVLICVKSGWIVRDPFFAFSMAKQEVDRRPLDDTELGAIVEKKFPNERLRKVRDIFVFCCYTGLSYVDVQKLKRSELIDGIDGRKWLSIKRQKTDTPSKIPLLPIPLKILECYSEHIQCINQDRLLPVLTNQRMNSYLKEIADVCGIERNITFHLARHTFATTVTLSNNVPIESVSKMLGHKDLRTTQHYAKIVDKKVSNDMEALRKRLETI, encoded by the coding sequence ATGATCCTTGAAATTTTTAAAGAGCACAATGACGAAATGCAGGCACTTATCGGAAAGGATTTTGCAAGAAGCACTTATAATCGTTATGAAGCTGCATTCCGCAATGTGAAGGAGTTTTTATTTTTTAAGTACAAGGTTTCAGATGTAAGCCTAGATAAATTGGATTACAGTTTGATCTCTGCTTATGCCTTCTATTTGAAAGGGAAGAGGAATATCTCCCATAACACGACGATGAAATACCTGGTGTATTTTAAAAAGATTGTCCTGATTTGCGTAAAGAGTGGATGGATTGTTCGTGATCCTTTTTTTGCTTTTAGCATGGCAAAGCAAGAAGTGGATAGGAGACCACTGGATGATACTGAACTTGGGGCAATAGTTGAAAAGAAATTTCCGAATGAAAGACTAAGGAAGGTCCGCGATATTTTTGTCTTCTGTTGTTATACTGGACTATCATATGTTGATGTTCAGAAGTTAAAACGATCAGAACTGATTGATGGCATCGACGGGCGTAAGTGGCTGTCAATAAAGAGACAAAAGACGGATACACCGTCAAAAATTCCTTTGTTGCCGATTCCTTTAAAAATCTTAGAATGCTATTCTGAGCATATTCAATGTATCAATCAAGATAGGTTGTTGCCGGTTTTAACCAATCAAAGAATGAATTCCTATTTGAAAGAAATTGCGGACGTCTGTGGAATTGAGCGAAATATAACTTTCCATCTAGCTCGTCACACCTTTGCGACGACGGTTACATTGTCAAATAATGTTCCAATCGAGAGCGTTTCGAAAATGTTAGGGCATAAGGATTTAAGGACAACCCAACACTACGCCAAAATTGTTGATAAGAAAGTAAGTAATGACATGGAAGCGTTACGGAAGAGGCTTGAGACAATATAG
- a CDS encoding ISAon1 family transposase N-terminal region protein, with amino-acid sequence MQESYLALVRFLLPEGILDYFELSKIVEGLTGLNIYLEEKNLPPTEYKDQKLESKGFLPEIYIQDFPIRNQRVTLCIKRRRWEVKDTGEIVSRDWNVVQQGTRMTKEFADFLKTMY; translated from the coding sequence TTGCAAGAGTCCTATTTAGCCCTAGTCCGCTTCCTGTTGCCCGAGGGCATCCTCGATTATTTCGAGCTTTCCAAAATAGTTGAAGGCCTCACTGGCCTGAATATTTACCTGGAAGAAAAGAACCTTCCTCCTACCGAATACAAAGACCAAAAATTAGAGTCCAAAGGCTTTCTGCCAGAGATATACATTCAGGACTTTCCGATTCGTAACCAGCGTGTTACGCTCTGCATTAAGCGTCGCCGCTGGGAGGTCAAGGACACTGGCGAGATAGTGAGCAGAGATTGGAATGTTGTTCAACAGGGGACTCGGATGACCAAGGAGTTCGCTGATTTTTTAAAAACAATGTATTGA
- a CDS encoding ISAon1 family transposase, whose translation MDNNPVSCSQLGKYFHLDGKQLQQQYKDHISDYKDWDQREHAAEWLLYPENTGPYLSIDETSLSNGELYTIVTNKAAKGRKGSLLAMIKGTQAASVIEVLRKIPKRIRSKVREVTLDMAANMGMIVSRCFSKAAKVIDRFHVQKLAYDAVQEIRIKHRWQALDQENQAIEAAKQAGVPYEPEILANGDTIKQLLVRSRYLLFKHCDKWTASQIQRSRLLFERYPLINQAYKLATGLGTIFRTCKSKEHAFKKLALWYNQVEDCGLDSFKTVAKSIQTHYLDILNFFNNRSTNASAESFNAKIKAFRSSSRGVRDIPFFLFRLTKLYA comes from the coding sequence ATTGATAATAATCCCGTCAGTTGTTCACAGCTAGGCAAATACTTTCATCTCGACGGCAAACAGCTTCAACAGCAATACAAGGACCACATCAGTGATTACAAAGACTGGGACCAGCGCGAGCATGCTGCTGAATGGCTTTTGTATCCAGAAAACACCGGTCCATATTTAAGTATTGACGAAACTTCACTATCCAATGGCGAACTTTACACGATTGTAACTAATAAGGCTGCAAAAGGTAGAAAAGGCTCTTTGCTGGCAATGATAAAGGGTACGCAAGCAGCATCAGTGATTGAGGTTTTGCGAAAAATTCCCAAGCGTATTCGCAGCAAAGTGCGGGAAGTAACGCTGGATATGGCTGCCAATATGGGAATGATAGTCAGTCGGTGTTTCTCCAAAGCAGCAAAGGTTATAGACCGGTTTCACGTTCAAAAACTTGCTTATGATGCTGTCCAGGAAATCAGGATCAAACATCGTTGGCAAGCTCTGGATCAAGAGAATCAGGCTATTGAAGCTGCAAAGCAGGCAGGTGTGCCATACGAACCTGAAATTCTTGCAAACGGTGATACAATCAAGCAGCTATTGGTCAGAAGCCGTTATTTGTTATTTAAGCACTGCGACAAATGGACTGCTTCGCAAATCCAGCGTTCCAGATTGCTCTTTGAGCGTTATCCGCTCATAAACCAAGCCTACAAGCTGGCGACAGGATTAGGGACAATTTTTAGGACTTGTAAATCAAAAGAACATGCCTTCAAAAAGCTTGCGCTCTGGTACAATCAAGTGGAAGATTGCGGCCTTGATTCTTTCAAAACCGTTGCCAAATCTATTCAAACCCACTATCTGGACATTCTGAACTTCTTCAATAACAGAAGCACGAATGCTTCGGCTGAGTCCTTCAATGCGAAGATCAAGGCTTTTAGGTCGTCATCCAGAGGAGTGAGAGATATTCCATTTTTCCTATTCAGGCTTACCAAACTCTATGCTTAA
- a CDS encoding ISAon1 family transposase N-terminal region protein → MQESYLALVRFLLPEGILDYFELSKIVEGLTGLNIYLEEKNLPPAEYKDQKLESKGFLPEIYIQDFPIRNQRVTLCIKRRRWEVKDTGDIVSRDWNVVQQGTRMTKEFADFLKTMY, encoded by the coding sequence TTGCAAGAGTCCTATTTAGCCCTAGTCCGCTTCCTGTTGCCCGAGGGCATCCTCGATTATTTCGAGCTTTCCAAAATAGTTGAAGGCCTCACTGGCCTGAATATTTACCTGGAAGAAAAGAACCTTCCTCCTGCCGAATACAAGGATCAAAAATTAGAGTCCAAAGGCTTTTTACCCGAGATATACATTCAGGATTTTCCGATTCGTAACCAACGTGTCACACTCTGTATCAAGCGCCGCCGGTGGGAAGTCAAGGACACCGGCGACATTGTTAGCAGGGATTGGAATGTAGTGCAACAGGGAACTCGGATGACCAAGGAGTTCGCTGATTTTTTAAAAACAATGTATTGA